In one window of Zingiber officinale cultivar Zhangliang chromosome 11A, Zo_v1.1, whole genome shotgun sequence DNA:
- the LOC122030900 gene encoding late embryogenesis abundant protein 14-like, with product MASLQDSSPFQAGEAKGRAEEKTGRMIEKGREAAEAAKGKAYEAAEKAGSYLQETADAAREKAACADSAARETAQSGQEKTSSFLQQTGERVMGAAAGAADAVKNTLGLGAGKEDSH from the exons ATGGCATCCCTGCAAGACAGTTCTCCCTTCCAAGCCGGCGAAGCCAAAGGCCGCGCGGAG GAGAAGACTGGTCGCATGATCGAGAAAGGGCGTGAAGCGGCGGAGGCAGCGAAGGGAAAGGCGTACGAGGCTGCGGAGAAGGCTGGGAGTTACCTTCAGGAGACGGCGGACGCCGCCAGGGAGAAAGCCGCCTGTGCGGACTCCGCCGCACGGGAGACGGCCCAATCCGGGCAGGAGAAGACGAGCAGCTTCTTGCAGCAG ACAGGGGAGAGGGTGATGGGCGCCGCGGCTGGGGCAGCGGACGCTGTGAAGAACACTCTGGGGCTGGGAGCTGGGAAGGAGGACAGCCATTAG